The genomic stretch CATTGATATTTACCAACAGACAGAGAGTCTAGCATCTGAAAATATTGTCGCAGTTCCTACTTTAATTAAAGAATTACCATTGCCTTTACAAAGGATGATTGGCAATTTATCAAATACGGAAAAGGTTTTAATTGGTCTAGATCTTTTGTCGAAAGGGAATTTAGATATTACTGGAGAGGAAGATAATGGAAAACTCTCAAGCCCATCTTGAGATACTGCGTCAGGAAGTCGAGAGCTTACGGCAGCAATTGGCGGATACACAGGAGCGTCTAGCGGTAACGGAAGAAACGTTACAGGCAATTCGTTCGGGGGAAGTTGATGCGGTGGTGGTGTCTACATCGCAAGGGGCGCAGGTGTTTACATTGCAAGGGGCGGATTATGTTTATCAGTGTTTAGTAGAACAAATGGGTGAGGGGGCAGCAACGGTTTCTACGGAAGGTTTGATTTTGTATTGCAATAAACAGCTTTCAGAACTACTAAATTGTCCACTTAAAAATTTGATTGGTGCACAGTTAGAAAATTTTGTGGCTCCTCAAAATCGCAAAGAGTTTGGACTAATGTTGCAACAAAGTCAGCAAGAAGCAACGCTAACAATGGAGTTATCTTTGATAGGTTTAGTAGAAACTAAAGCCCAATATCAGGATCAGGATATTAGTAAAAACAAAGAAATACCCGTTAAGTTATCGCTGAAACAATTTAATCTTGATCAGCTTGTCGTTAATAGCATTGTGATTACGGATATTACTGAATCTAAGGTGAAGGAAGCAACAAAGCTTAACCAAATTCTGAAACGCGCGATCGCCACAATTACCAATTATCAATTTTATCCTGATTGCACTCGGGAGTTTGAGTACTGGTCTGATGGTTGCGAAGTCCTCTTTGGCTATACCGCCGCAGAATTAATGGCGGATCAAAATCTTTGGGCAAGTCGAGTTGAGCCTGAAGACTTGAAAATGCTTATTGCTCAGACCCTTGCCGCCTGTCAGCAAAATCAAAGTAGTAATAACATCGAGTATCGCTTCTATCACAAAAATGGCGATCAGCGTTGGCTGTCATCTTCTCAATTTATTAAATGGGATGAAACAAATCAATATTGGGATATAAATACAATTTTAACCGATGTTACCAAGCGTAAACAGATCGAAATTGCCTTACATGAAGAGAAAGAAAAATTAAGTTTATTTATCCAATATGCACCTGTGAGTGTAGCGATGTTTGATCGCCAGATGCGTTATCTTGCGGTCAGCCAATACTGGATAGATCTGTATCAACTTGGCTCTAGGGAAGCAGTGATGGGGCAATCGAACTATGAGGTCTTGCCGAATATTTCGGAGACTTGGCGACAAATCCATCAAGAATGTTTAGCAGGAGCAACGAGAAAATGTGAACAAGACTCTTTTATTCTGCCCGATGATTCCGAGAAATTATTGAAATGGGAAGTGCGACCTTGGCTTCAGAGTACGGGAGAAGTGGGTGGTATTTTGATTTTTGTAGAAGATATTACGGAAACAAAGAGACTAGAAGAACAATTTTATCATGCTCAACGCTTAGAGAGTTTAGGAACATTAGCTAGCGGTATCGCCCATGATTTTAATAACATTCTGACCCCAATTTTAGGTGTTACGCAACTGCTGCCTCTCAAGATTTCTAACCTTGATGAAAGTGTAGCCAATTTATTAACAATTCTCTCTAACAGTGCGCGGCGTGGCTCTGAGCTAGTCAAGCAAATTTTATTGTTTAGTCGCAATACTGAGGGTGAATATGCCATATTACAACTAAATTCTCTTCTTTTAGAGTTAATTGGAATTGCTAAACAAACCTTTCCTAAATCGATTGAGATCATCTCAGAAATACCTATTCAAAATCTCTGGAATATTTTGGCTGATGCGACCCAAATCCACCAAGTATTTCTGAATCTGATGATTAATTCTAGGGATGCCATGCCCGATGGAGGAGCATTGACAATTTGTGCTAAAAACCTGCAATTAGAGGAGGATAATGCGCTGATGAGTTTAGCCGCCAAAGCAGGGGAGTATGTGGTGGTGACGATGACTGATACGGGTATAGGGATTCCCGCAGAATTATTAACTCGTATTTTTGATCCTTTTTTCACCACAAAAGAAGTCGGCAAAGGCACAGGACTAGGACTATCGACGGTAATGGGAATTGTCAAACATCATGGCGGCTTTATCACCGTAGAGAGTGAAGTGGGCAAAGGTACAGAATTTAAGGTGTTCTTGCCAGCGATCGCAGGAGCAGTGAATCAGTCTAGCATCGAAGCATCAACTCCTAGAGGTAATGGAGAGTTAATCTTGATTGTGGATGATGAATCCGCCATTCGAGAAGTAACCAAGGCTACTTTAGAAAGCTATAACTATCGGACAATTTTGGCTAGTGATGGTATCGGCGCGATCGCCCTCTATGGAAAACATCAACAGGAAGTCAGCGTCGTAATTATGGATATCATGATGCCTAACCTCGATGGTGTGACGACCATTCATACCTTGAAAAATCTAAATCCTCTAGTCAAAGTTATCGCTACGAGTGGACTGATTGATAATCGTAAACTCGCTCTAGAGGCAAAGGCAACCACATTTTTGTTAAAGCCTTTCAGCATCAAGCAATTATTACAAACATTAACGGGAATCCTATCGCCCAATCAATCCGATCAATCCGATCAAATTCAAAGCGATCACCTCATGTCCATTGAGATAAATCCATCTCCTACACCAAAAGTAGAATTATCTAAAGAAATGATCGCCATAATGCCTCCTGAATGGTTACAGCAAATGCACGATGCGGCTTATTATTGCGATACTGAAGTAATGCTGGAATTAATTACTCAGATTCCATCTTCACAACAGGCGATCGCTCAAGTACTCAAAGATTTAGTCCTAGATTTTAAAACAGACCGCATTATGGAGTTAACTGAGGCTATAAACCCATTTCAGAATTAATCTTGGAGACTAGGATAGGCAGTGCTTTAGGCTTTAGGCTATCTATCCTGAATACTGGAATCTAAGTTTTTAAGCTCATAATGCTCTTGCGTTTCTGTAGTGAACTATACTAATGCGAGTTCAGAATAATTTGAAATTGACTTTGAGAGAGGGGTTGCTACGCAACCCCTCTCTCAAAGCCCAAAAGTAAAAGCCTTGCTACGCAAGGCTTTTACTTTTGGGCTTTTAAAATTTGCCAGCTTAATCCGAACTGACGTTATACTAGATATAAGAATCATAAACACCATAATGAATAGCGATCCAGTTACTAGTGATCGGGGCAATATTTTAGTTGTTGATGACTTACCAGACAACTTACGTCTGATTAGAGACGCATTAAGTGAACATGGATATAAAGTTCGTAGTGCCACAACTGGAGCAATGGCTCTTAGAGCCGCCGAGTCACCATTAACAGAATTAATTTTGCTGGATATCAAACTTCCTGATATGGATGGTTATGAAGTTTGTAGCCAATTAAAGTCTAGCGCTCGCACCGCAGATATTCCCATCATTTTTTTGAGTGCGCTCAATGAAACCTTCAATAAGGTGAAGGGGTTAGAGATTGGCGGCGTTGATTATATTTCTAAACCATTTCAAGTTGAAGAGTTATTAGCAAGGGTCAAAACCCATTTAACGATTCGACGACTCCAACAGAACCTTCACGAACAGAACTTGCGACTCATGGAAGAGATGCAAGAGAATCAGCGACTCAAAGATGTCTTCTTTGCGGAAAAAGAGTTAGCACAAGTCACCTTGCAATCTATTGGTGATGCAGTCATTACCACTGATGCTCATGGTAATATTCGATATTTCAATCCTGTTGCCGAACAGTTAACTGGTTGGAAAGCGGAGGAGGTGGAGGGAATATCACTATATACAGTTTTCCAAATTATTAATGAAACAACGCGAAAGCCTGTAGAGAATCCGATCACCAAAGCTCTGACAAAGGGGCAAATTGTGGGTTTGGCAAATCATACGATCTTGATTGCGCGGGATGGAACGGAATATGCGATCGAGGACTCGGCTGCACCAATTCGCGATCGCCAAGGAGTGATTATCGGTGCAGTAATCGTCTTTCATGATGTCACCGAATCTCGCAATCTTGCCAATCAACTCAGTTGGGAAGCTAGTCACGATGCCCTCACAGGTTTGACTAACCGTCGTGGATTTGAGCAGAAACTTGTCGATGCGATCGACTCTGTCCAAGATGGTAATCAGCACCATGCCCTCTGTTATTTAGACCTAGATCAATTCAAAGTTGTTAATGATACCGTTGGTCATATCGCTGGCGATGAGCTACTGCGCCAAATTACCGTCATTATTCAAAGAGGAGTTCGAGCAAATGATCTGCTGGCGCGTTTGGGGGGTGATGAGTTTGGGCTTTTACTCATGCAATGTCCCCTCTCTCAAGCTGCACAGATTGCCGAAAATCTGAAAGAATTGGTGCGTCAATTTCAGTTTGTGTGGAATAATAAAACCTTTATTATCGGTGTCAGTATTGGGGTAGTTGGCATTGATCAAACTAGCCAAGATTTAATTCAAGTTTTAGGGGCAGCAGATGCCGCTTGTTATGCTGCTAAAGCCGAAGGTCGTAACTGTGTCCATGTATATCGGATCGATGATTGTGAACTCATTAAGCAACGGGGCGAAAGGCAAGTTGTGTCTAAAATCAGTCAAGCTCTCAAAAGCAATCATTTCCGTCTCTACTACCAAAAGATCCGCTCGATATCTCCACAGCCAACAGCCGAGCATTATGAGGTTCTTTTGAGGATGCTCGATGAAGATGGGCCCTAATTCCTTCATTCCCTCTGCCGAGCGCTATGGCTTAATCACTGATATTGATCGCTGGGTCATCAGCACCTTTTTTGCGAATTATCATAATTTATCAGGGCAACAGGCTTTTACAGAAGGTTTGTATACGATTAATCTTTCGGGCGCGAGTATTTGTAACAATCAGTTTATGAGGTTTTTAGTCGGGCAGTTTCCACTTTACCAAGTCCCTCCAGAGATCATTTGTTTTGAAATTACTGAAACTGCTGCGATCGCCAACTTTGAGCAAGCTAGATATTTCATTAGCGAACTCAAAAAAATTGGCTGTCGATTTGCTTTAGATGATTTTGGCAGTGGTTTAAGTTCCTTTGCCTATCTGATGAATTTACCCGTTGATTACCTCAAAATCGATGGTGTTTTTGTGAAGAATATTTGTCATAATCCAATTGCCCAAGCGATCGTAGAAGGGTTTAATCGCATTGCCCATGCTATGAATCTCAAAACCATCGCTGAGTTTGTTGAAGATGAAGCAATTTTAAAAAAGCTACAAGAGATCGGCGTAGATTATGCGCAGGGGTATGTGATCGCTCGTCCCGTTCCGATTAACTTTAACTAAATGGTAGTCCTTTTATTGTGGTAAGGATGGGCGGAGCTTCGCGCCGCCCATCCTTACCTATTTAGCACTACCCGCAATTAAATATAAAATCCAAAAACCTGTGGTGCAAGCTGCGCTTGCACCACAGGTTTTTAGTCTGGGTTTTAATTATGCCCAACTACTTAGTATAATGAGGTTAACTTGCTATCGTAATTTAGTAGGCTAAATCAGACTCATTAACTAGGGAATGTAGCTCAGTTGGATAGAGCGAGCGCCTCCTAAGCGCTAGGCCATCGGTTCGATCCCGATCATTCCTGTTCTAAAGATAGGCAAAAATCCAGATTTAAAACCTGCGGTGCAGGTTTTAAATCTGGATTGTAATTAACGTGAGTTCGGGATAATTTGAAACGGGCTTTGAGAGAGGGTTTGCTACGCAAACCCTCTCTCAAAGGTAAAAGCCTTGCTACACAAGGCTTTTACCTTTGAGCTTTGAAAATTTGCCAGCTTAACCCAAACTGATGTTAATTGTGATTACTTGTTTGAAAATTGGGATATTCCGCATTACGGGTGGGATACCGTTAATGAAAGTTTTACTTAGGACATAAAATCCAAATAAATGAAGGCGGTACGAAGTGCTGCCTTCATTTATTTGGATTTTAGTTTGTCTTAGATATCTCTTTTGCTATATTGCTTTTTTGTAACGAAAAAGCTAAAAAGTATCTGTTATAGTTCAGATGTAATTTATTTTTAGCTCTATTTCTAAGATAAGCAAGAATTAATTAGATTTGAGTAATCACATATAACGTTGATCCGAGTATGTTTGCCAATGAGGATAAATATTCATGGCAAACATACTCGGATCAATCACAGCAAAGTTTTTTGGGTTTTCGTTTTGCATTAGGCAAAACGAAAACCTCTATATTTCTTCTAAAGGAAAAATTTAGGGGAACATTGGCTATTTCCGATCAATCGAAATTATATTTCTATATGGAGCATTGCCATGAAAGCCCTGTTGTTATACCCCCAGTTTCCTCAGTCATTTTGGTCTTATGATCGCGCGATGGCAATGGCTGGACTCAAATCCGTTATTCCTCCACTCGGAATTCTTACCGTTGCAGCACTCTTACCTCAAGAATGGGAGATTCGATTTTACGATCGCAATGTGGGTTTAGAAACGGATGCAGATTGGGAGTGGTGCGATCTGGTTATTCTTTCCGCAATGCTAGTTCAGAAGCCCGACTTTCATGCCCTAATCCAAAAAGCTGTGCGATCGGGCAAAAAAGTGGCCGTGGGTGGTCCCTATCCGACCTCAGTTCCTCAGGATGCCTTAGACTCTGGTGCAGACTACCTAATTCTAGATGAAGGGGAAATGACCGTACCAATGTTTCTCGAGGCATTGGCTCAAGGACAACATCAAGGTGTATTTCGCTCTATCGAGGACAAGCCTGATGTCACTACTAGTCCAATTCCCCGATTCGATTTACTGAATATTAATTCCTACTTTATGATGGCAATTCAGTTTTCGCGGGGATGTCCCTTTAATTGCGAATTCTGCGACATCATTAGCCTTTACGGAAGGAAACCGCGAACTAAAGAACCGAGTCAAGCCTTAGCAGAGCTACAAACTCTCTATGATTTAGGCTGGCGTGGCTCTTTGTTTATAGTCGATGACAACTTTATTGGCAATCAGCGCAATGTCAAACGCTTCTTGCGCGAACTGATTCCTTGGATGAAACAGCACAACTATCCCTTTACCTTTATCACGGAAGCATCAGTAAATTTAGCTGAAGACGATGAGATGCTACAACTGATGGTGGAGGCTCGTTTCTGGGCAGTTTTTCTAGGTATTGAAACTCCCGATCACGATAGTTTGCATG from Pseudanabaena sp. Chao 1811 encodes the following:
- a CDS encoding circadian clock KaiB family protein produces the protein MTDPEELELTTTEIFERSLSHSKEQHYILRLYIAGTTIQSVTALRNIKKICEENLQGRYELEVIDIYQQTESLASENIVAVPTLIKELPLPLQRMIGNLSNTEKVLIGLDLLSKGNLDITGEEDNGKLSSPS
- a CDS encoding ATP-binding protein produces the protein MENSQAHLEILRQEVESLRQQLADTQERLAVTEETLQAIRSGEVDAVVVSTSQGAQVFTLQGADYVYQCLVEQMGEGAATVSTEGLILYCNKQLSELLNCPLKNLIGAQLENFVAPQNRKEFGLMLQQSQQEATLTMELSLIGLVETKAQYQDQDISKNKEIPVKLSLKQFNLDQLVVNSIVITDITESKVKEATKLNQILKRAIATITNYQFYPDCTREFEYWSDGCEVLFGYTAAELMADQNLWASRVEPEDLKMLIAQTLAACQQNQSSNNIEYRFYHKNGDQRWLSSSQFIKWDETNQYWDINTILTDVTKRKQIEIALHEEKEKLSLFIQYAPVSVAMFDRQMRYLAVSQYWIDLYQLGSREAVMGQSNYEVLPNISETWRQIHQECLAGATRKCEQDSFILPDDSEKLLKWEVRPWLQSTGEVGGILIFVEDITETKRLEEQFYHAQRLESLGTLASGIAHDFNNILTPILGVTQLLPLKISNLDESVANLLTILSNSARRGSELVKQILLFSRNTEGEYAILQLNSLLLELIGIAKQTFPKSIEIISEIPIQNLWNILADATQIHQVFLNLMINSRDAMPDGGALTICAKNLQLEEDNALMSLAAKAGEYVVVTMTDTGIGIPAELLTRIFDPFFTTKEVGKGTGLGLSTVMGIVKHHGGFITVESEVGKGTEFKVFLPAIAGAVNQSSIEASTPRGNGELILIVDDESAIREVTKATLESYNYRTILASDGIGAIALYGKHQQEVSVVIMDIMMPNLDGVTTIHTLKNLNPLVKVIATSGLIDNRKLALEAKATTFLLKPFSIKQLLQTLTGILSPNQSDQSDQIQSDHLMSIEINPSPTPKVELSKEMIAIMPPEWLQQMHDAAYYCDTEVMLELITQIPSSQQAIAQVLKDLVLDFKTDRIMELTEAINPFQN
- a CDS encoding B12-binding domain-containing radical SAM protein, with product MKALLLYPQFPQSFWSYDRAMAMAGLKSVIPPLGILTVAALLPQEWEIRFYDRNVGLETDADWEWCDLVILSAMLVQKPDFHALIQKAVRSGKKVAVGGPYPTSVPQDALDSGADYLILDEGEMTVPMFLEALAQGQHQGVFRSIEDKPDVTTSPIPRFDLLNINSYFMMAIQFSRGCPFNCEFCDIISLYGRKPRTKEPSQALAELQTLYDLGWRGSLFIVDDNFIGNQRNVKRFLRELIPWMKQHNYPFTFITEASVNLAEDDEMLQLMVEARFWAVFLGIETPDHDSLHVTQKVQNTRNSLVEACDKINQAGMLIFAGFILGFDGERTGASDRIQTFVEQTSIPQPMLGILQALPNTALWSRLQREKRLIENVHTTATGDQNALMNFVPTRPIAEIAREYVEGFWNMYDPKKYLSRCLQQCMNISVLNGSQQTMKLPLGKELLVFAQLIWHQGIRRPEIRGQFWQQLWTVLRKKPQVLNMYLFLCLTGEHFWEYRSVARQRIAQELGYDLLTASEIPDKPLVTISSSKA